A single genomic interval of Chitinophaga sp. 180180018-3 harbors:
- a CDS encoding SDR family NAD(P)-dependent oxidoreductase gives MTEALYNGLEIAVVGMSCRMPGAADIQSFWNNIIAKKESITFLDEATLNKLNVSSKQRNDPDYVNCAGGVLEGKEGFDAEFFKIKPAEAMLMDPQIRVFLETAWHALEDAGYNPAGNDKITGIYAASKSGFYWQAKTFFSEEIQHLGGYAASTLANRDFLSVTAAYLLDLKGPGIMLNTSCSSSLVAIHLACQALNNGECNMALAGGVNILALDNKGYLHQEGMIYSADGHCRAFDKDASGTVEGEGVGVVVLKTLEDALKDRDHIYAIIKGSAVNNDGNRKLGFTAPSVQGQRQVISMCHQVAGVSPESIGYIEAHGTGTAIGDPIEIEALSLAFRTSSRRNFCGIGSVKSNIGHLDAAAGVAGFIKTVLALYHKKIPPTINFTAPNPKINFDDSPFFVCDQVKSWNVTDHPFRAGVSSFGIGGTNAHLLLEEAPAADFSPCPRKYNVVTFSAASETALEKSFTNLVTYLAGNADLSFHDICYTLQVGRKALPYRMAFVCEDLPAIISRPFVPAGKVRTEEHNVIFMFAGQGNHYHRMSLELYQTEEIFRIRADECFAILHELTGRNFSALLFEDVSGKSDITATEFAQPLLFVVEYALACTLMEWGIQPDAMIGHSIGEYVAACLSGVFELRDCLEIVSLRGRLMQSMQPGNMISVELPPAAVHEFMGSDIDLAVINSERSIVLSGSNSAIEVCKNHLLAAGYQPIDLHTSHAFHSRMMEDTLADFAAGIAAVKLRPPAIPFVSGLYGTWISGDDACDPAYWVKQLRNTVQFAKGMDTLMNSNYNTFIEIGPGNSLKRLVNNHPHKKKSTSVYSTLRHVNNTISDQEYLLANLAEMWTNGLPVKWSRFCKDVPYSRVSLPGYPFEHAAFWLADDIFDRYFSKRENDVTIQRNITDWFYAPVWKQTIIDNIIQPEGVYLIFLPDGEIYDDYVQTLCHHNTTFFVRPATAFKQDNENTWWINPDSKEDYARLWKTLPVMPDKVLYFWSCGIVNNDTTNNIRCGFSLPLVFIQFLVNSGITKNISISFITQGMYNISGSEIIQPFFSLLLGIVKVGPQEIVNLKFRIVDIDRATLKQRTANNLLPVLQQGVFLDDVIVFRNNRSWVQYWEAMKIPPTEVTVIRKNGNYLITGGTGKIGTALAAWLMEKYEANVVLLAGPHRRMDNSAVSGTGRGTCVIKHGQLSDELQMRNIIEEAETENGHIDGVFHLAGITTQQPIEDITQESSFRHFDAKVAGTEVLYNIFKDRKPDFVLLASSLSAILGGLGYTSYAAANAYLDAFAGWALSKGEKWISINFDGWNFDPQQQLRAISPGEGVEVIARALATNGLSQLAVSVTALEKRVKQWVTGKSTIDVKIKKTAGRPRPSLKQPFVLPCTQTELQLAGIMNACFGYAEIGIDDNFFDLGGDSLLAISIIAKIHEQMGVRLSVQSFYETASIRNLATIISGVASSVHKALPRAEKREHYALSAIQQRIFFANMLSPDSTNYNLTSFYHIREKVEDGKLEEIFLSLVKRHEILRTSFVMIDREPRQVINDILHFTVEKYHAGEPADVDILHQCRSVIQAFVRPFVLTEKSLLRVGTIEFTDNTLLLMLDFHHIVADAVTINVILNEMVEFFGGSIPLPIILHYKDFSEWHNRLLQSGMLEKEEQYWLNRLRGEIPYLQLPVDFPRAAAHQYEADTYYFSIDDPLYKKIKEIGTEYGTGIFIFMLAATVVLLQKYTGEKDIVIGSETGGRQHADIQQTTGMFVGLLPLRNQVDPDMTFEAFLRAVKENTLKDFDHQSFQFNELIRKLNKIRVDMNPLFNIIVSLDNISTTLSENAESLKAGLDARMLEYRQHLSIWDMRFGIIDTGAGISIRLDYANYLYAAATVSLLAERLQEVIKQVVTDKTVKIKDIVLGTSINNIAGAAARREEIEFDF, from the coding sequence ATGACAGAAGCTTTGTATAACGGATTGGAAATAGCAGTAGTAGGCATGTCGTGTCGGATGCCTGGCGCAGCGGATATACAGTCGTTCTGGAATAATATCATTGCAAAAAAAGAAAGTATAACTTTCCTGGATGAAGCAACACTTAATAAACTGAATGTATCGTCAAAGCAAAGAAATGATCCAGATTACGTTAATTGTGCCGGAGGGGTGTTGGAGGGGAAAGAAGGATTTGATGCGGAGTTTTTCAAGATAAAGCCTGCCGAAGCAATGCTCATGGATCCACAGATCAGGGTATTTCTGGAAACAGCCTGGCATGCATTGGAAGATGCCGGCTATAATCCTGCCGGCAACGATAAGATAACGGGCATTTACGCTGCGTCCAAGTCCGGCTTCTACTGGCAGGCGAAGACTTTTTTCAGCGAAGAGATACAGCATCTGGGAGGATATGCTGCTTCCACATTGGCAAACAGAGACTTTTTGTCTGTGACAGCCGCTTATCTGCTTGACCTGAAAGGTCCGGGTATCATGTTGAACACCAGTTGCTCCAGTTCTTTGGTAGCCATTCACCTGGCCTGTCAGGCACTTAATAATGGGGAGTGTAACATGGCGCTTGCAGGTGGGGTAAACATACTCGCGCTTGATAATAAAGGATACCTTCATCAGGAGGGAATGATCTATAGTGCAGATGGTCATTGTCGGGCATTCGATAAAGATGCCAGCGGTACGGTCGAAGGGGAGGGGGTTGGAGTAGTGGTGCTAAAAACACTCGAAGATGCACTTAAGGACAGAGATCATATCTATGCAATTATTAAGGGCTCTGCTGTTAATAACGATGGGAACCGGAAACTGGGTTTCACAGCCCCGAGCGTTCAGGGCCAACGTCAGGTAATCAGTATGTGCCATCAGGTAGCAGGCGTGTCGCCGGAGTCGATCGGTTACATAGAGGCACATGGAACCGGTACCGCTATTGGTGATCCGATAGAAATAGAAGCCTTATCACTGGCATTCCGTACTTCTTCTCGCAGGAATTTTTGCGGAATTGGTTCCGTGAAGTCTAATATTGGTCACCTTGATGCCGCAGCAGGGGTGGCAGGATTTATCAAAACAGTCCTGGCGCTTTATCATAAGAAAATCCCACCCACTATAAATTTTACAGCGCCTAATCCCAAAATCAACTTTGATGATTCTCCATTTTTTGTCTGTGATCAGGTAAAGAGTTGGAACGTAACAGATCATCCATTCCGGGCTGGTGTAAGCTCCTTCGGAATTGGCGGTACCAATGCACATTTGTTGCTCGAAGAAGCACCTGCCGCAGATTTTTCACCATGCCCGCGGAAGTATAACGTAGTTACATTTTCAGCCGCTTCAGAAACGGCACTTGAAAAAAGTTTTACTAATCTGGTTACTTATCTGGCAGGTAATGCTGATCTATCCTTTCATGACATTTGCTATACTTTACAGGTAGGCAGAAAAGCATTGCCATACAGGATGGCATTTGTTTGTGAAGATTTACCTGCCATCATCAGCAGGCCGTTTGTACCGGCAGGAAAGGTCAGGACGGAAGAACACAACGTCATATTTATGTTTGCCGGTCAGGGAAATCATTACCACCGAATGAGCCTGGAACTTTATCAAACAGAAGAAATATTCCGGATCAGGGCAGATGAATGTTTTGCTATACTGCATGAGTTAACTGGTCGTAATTTCAGCGCGTTGCTTTTTGAGGATGTATCAGGAAAATCTGATATCACTGCTACTGAGTTTGCACAGCCTTTGCTGTTCGTTGTGGAATATGCTTTAGCTTGTACTTTAATGGAATGGGGGATTCAACCGGATGCTATGATCGGCCATAGTATTGGGGAATATGTAGCGGCCTGTCTGTCCGGTGTTTTTGAACTGAGGGATTGCCTGGAAATTGTATCCCTGCGTGGAAGACTAATGCAATCCATGCAGCCGGGTAATATGATCAGCGTTGAGTTGCCACCAGCTGCTGTTCATGAATTTATGGGTAGCGATATTGACCTGGCTGTGATAAATAGTGAGCGCTCCATAGTATTGTCCGGTAGTAATAGCGCTATCGAAGTTTGTAAGAATCACCTGCTGGCAGCAGGATATCAGCCAATCGATCTGCACACATCACACGCATTCCATTCCCGGATGATGGAAGATACACTGGCTGATTTTGCGGCTGGTATAGCCGCAGTGAAGCTCCGTCCTCCTGCCATCCCATTTGTATCAGGTCTTTATGGTACATGGATCTCAGGGGATGATGCCTGTGATCCCGCGTACTGGGTAAAGCAGTTACGCAATACGGTGCAGTTTGCAAAAGGAATGGATACTTTAATGAACAGTAATTATAACACCTTTATTGAGATAGGACCGGGTAATTCACTAAAACGACTGGTGAACAATCATCCGCACAAGAAGAAAAGTACCAGCGTCTATTCCACATTAAGACATGTTAATAATACTATCAGCGACCAGGAGTATCTACTTGCTAATTTGGCGGAAATGTGGACTAACGGCCTTCCCGTAAAATGGAGCCGGTTTTGTAAGGACGTGCCTTACAGCCGGGTGTCGCTACCCGGTTACCCATTTGAACATGCTGCCTTTTGGCTGGCAGATGATATATTCGACCGGTATTTTAGCAAAAGAGAAAATGATGTGACAATACAGAGGAACATCACCGACTGGTTTTATGCACCGGTATGGAAGCAAACTATTATCGATAATATAATACAGCCAGAAGGCGTTTACCTGATTTTTTTACCCGATGGAGAAATATATGATGACTACGTCCAAACATTGTGTCATCATAACACGACTTTTTTTGTCCGGCCTGCAACTGCTTTTAAACAGGATAATGAAAATACCTGGTGGATAAATCCGGATAGCAAAGAAGATTATGCCCGCTTGTGGAAGACCCTTCCGGTAATGCCAGACAAAGTTCTCTACTTCTGGAGCTGTGGCATAGTAAATAATGATACTACCAATAATATAAGATGCGGATTTTCCCTGCCATTGGTTTTTATACAGTTCCTGGTCAATAGCGGTATAACTAAAAATATATCCATATCATTTATTACACAGGGGATGTATAACATATCTGGTAGTGAAATAATTCAGCCTTTCTTTTCATTGTTGCTTGGAATTGTGAAAGTAGGACCGCAGGAAATAGTAAATCTGAAGTTCCGTATAGTCGATATTGATAGGGCGACCCTGAAGCAGCGTACAGCTAATAACTTATTGCCGGTGCTGCAACAAGGTGTTTTTTTGGATGATGTCATCGTTTTTAGGAATAACCGCAGTTGGGTACAATATTGGGAAGCCATGAAAATCCCGCCAACGGAGGTTACCGTCATACGCAAAAATGGGAACTACCTGATTACGGGAGGAACCGGAAAGATAGGGACAGCGTTGGCAGCATGGTTGATGGAAAAATATGAAGCTAATGTTGTATTGCTGGCCGGACCACATCGACGGATGGATAATAGTGCCGTCAGCGGTACGGGAAGAGGCACCTGCGTTATTAAACACGGGCAGCTGTCTGATGAACTGCAAATGAGAAACATCATTGAAGAAGCAGAGACTGAAAATGGCCACATTGATGGTGTATTTCACCTGGCGGGAATAACAACACAACAACCAATAGAAGATATTACTCAGGAAAGTTCTTTCCGGCATTTCGATGCCAAAGTAGCCGGCACGGAAGTGCTGTATAACATTTTTAAAGACAGAAAGCCGGACTTCGTATTGCTGGCATCTTCGCTATCGGCGATACTCGGAGGACTGGGATATACCTCCTATGCTGCTGCAAATGCCTACCTGGATGCATTTGCAGGGTGGGCGCTATCGAAAGGTGAAAAATGGATCAGTATTAATTTTGATGGCTGGAATTTTGATCCACAGCAACAGCTGCGGGCAATCAGCCCGGGAGAGGGGGTAGAGGTCATTGCGCGCGCGCTGGCGACGAATGGACTTTCACAACTGGCGGTGTCTGTGACAGCGCTGGAAAAGAGAGTGAAACAATGGGTTACGGGAAAGTCAACAATAGATGTGAAGATAAAAAAGACCGCCGGCCGGCCCCGACCTTCATTAAAACAGCCATTTGTGCTACCATGTACTCAGACAGAGTTGCAGCTCGCGGGGATAATGAATGCCTGTTTTGGCTATGCCGAAATAGGAATCGATGATAATTTCTTCGATCTTGGCGGAGACTCTTTGCTCGCAATTTCTATTATCGCAAAGATCCATGAGCAGATGGGCGTGAGGTTATCAGTGCAGTCATTTTATGAAACTGCCAGCATCCGGAATCTGGCAACCATCATATCGGGAGTGGCTTCTTCTGTTCACAAAGCATTGCCGCGAGCGGAAAAACGTGAACATTATGCACTGTCTGCCATCCAGCAGCGCATATTCTTCGCCAACATGCTTAGCCCGGATAGTACTAATTATAACCTCACGTCATTTTATCATATCAGGGAAAAAGTAGAAGATGGTAAGCTGGAGGAGATTTTTTTATCGTTGGTGAAGCGCCATGAAATCCTGCGGACATCTTTTGTAATGATCGACCGGGAACCACGGCAGGTGATCAATGATATTTTGCATTTTACCGTGGAAAAATACCATGCTGGTGAACCAGCTGATGTCGATATACTGCACCAATGCCGTTCTGTAATACAGGCATTTGTAAGGCCTTTTGTATTGACTGAAAAGTCTTTGTTGCGGGTTGGAACTATCGAATTTACAGATAATACGTTATTGCTTATGCTGGATTTTCATCACATCGTTGCAGATGCAGTGACTATTAATGTAATACTTAACGAAATGGTGGAGTTTTTTGGCGGAAGTATACCGCTCCCCATCATTTTGCACTACAAAGATTTTAGCGAATGGCATAACCGGTTACTACAATCGGGTATGTTGGAAAAGGAAGAGCAGTACTGGCTTAACAGGCTTCGTGGAGAAATTCCTTATTTGCAGTTACCGGTGGATTTCCCCCGCGCTGCAGCACATCAATACGAAGCAGATACTTATTACTTTAGCATAGATGATCCGCTGTATAAAAAAATAAAAGAAATCGGCACGGAGTATGGCACAGGCATATTTATTTTTATGCTTGCTGCAACAGTTGTTTTATTGCAGAAATATACAGGGGAAAAGGATATTGTTATTGGATCTGAAACCGGTGGCCGGCAGCATGCAGATATTCAGCAAACAACCGGTATGTTTGTAGGTTTACTGCCGTTACGCAACCAGGTAGATCCGGATATGACTTTCGAAGCTTTTCTGCGTGCCGTGAAAGAAAATACCCTGAAGGATTTTGATCATCAGTCATTTCAGTTTAATGAGTTGATCAGGAAATTGAATAAAATACGGGTGGATATGAATCCGCTATTCAATATTATTGTTAGTCTTGATAATATTTCTACTACATTATCAGAGAATGCAGAAAGTCTGAAAGCAGGATTAGATGCCAGGATGCTTGAATATCGGCAGCATTTGTCCATTTGGGATATGCGTTTTGGCATCATTGATACCGGTGCAGGTATCAGTATCAGATTGGATTACGCGAATTATTTGTATGCAGCGGCAACGGTGTCATTGCTGGCTGAAAGATTACAGGAAGTAATAAAGCAGGTAGTTACTGATAAAACCGTGAAGATTAAAGATATTGTATTGGGTACCTCAATCAATAATATTGCCGGGGCAGCTGCCCGCCGTGAGGAAATAGAATTTGATTTCTGA
- a CDS encoding TauD/TfdA family dioxygenase encodes MLTDIIHGQLMSQPPAVSGQAPVIITPSVSGTTYAALLERENKDFLKQCLLKNGALLIRNFRGLDSVDAFHETFQALCGNMLKYQFQTSPRTEVDRNIYTSTDHPASQVIHMHTESSYSTAWPGYIGFFCALPAEEGGETPVANEMSIINDVGEGIIRGFRNKGIKYVRNFVKGLGLSWQKAYQVSAPAEVEELLTREGAAYSWFGDGYLRVEWTLPAFRRHPVSGNEVWFNHMYFGHMSLYDKKVRSVVPEEYLPFLTYYGDGSVIEQEVIDRFSIAYSKFSYVFRWQAGDLLLLENMLFSHGRHAYTGSRKILVGMANEISF; translated from the coding sequence ATGTTGACTGATATCATTCATGGCCAGCTGATGTCCCAACCACCAGCGGTTAGCGGGCAGGCGCCCGTTATTATTACACCGTCCGTTTCCGGAACTACGTACGCTGCCCTACTCGAACGTGAAAACAAAGATTTTTTGAAACAATGCTTGCTGAAGAATGGTGCTTTGCTTATCAGAAACTTCAGAGGATTGGATAGTGTTGATGCTTTCCACGAAACTTTTCAGGCATTATGCGGGAATATGCTGAAGTACCAGTTTCAGACATCACCCCGGACAGAAGTCGATAGAAATATTTATACTTCTACAGATCATCCGGCCAGCCAGGTTATTCATATGCATACGGAGTCGTCTTATTCAACAGCGTGGCCCGGATATATCGGTTTTTTTTGCGCGCTTCCTGCAGAGGAAGGAGGTGAAACACCTGTTGCCAATGAAATGAGTATCATAAATGATGTCGGAGAAGGTATCATCAGAGGATTCAGAAATAAGGGGATAAAGTATGTCCGCAACTTTGTAAAAGGGTTAGGGCTTTCCTGGCAAAAAGCCTATCAGGTGTCTGCGCCGGCGGAAGTGGAAGAGTTATTGACACGGGAGGGGGCCGCTTATAGCTGGTTCGGTGATGGCTATCTGAGAGTAGAATGGACATTGCCGGCTTTCAGACGTCACCCGGTTAGCGGAAACGAAGTGTGGTTCAATCATATGTACTTCGGCCACATGTCTTTATACGATAAAAAAGTTCGCAGTGTAGTTCCTGAAGAATATTTGCCTTTCCTTACTTATTATGGCGATGGTAGCGTTATTGAGCAGGAAGTGATTGACCGGTTTTCAATCGCATACAGTAAATTTTCCTATGTTTTTCGCTGGCAGGCGGGAGACCTGCTGTTATTGGAAAATATGCTGTTTTCTCATGGAAGGCATGCTTATACCGGCAGCAGGAAAATACTGGTTGGGATGGCAAATGAAATATCGTTTTAA
- a CDS encoding non-ribosomal peptide synthetase: protein MKDGFNAELNIIAGQSLEEKRFWLDRLADFNSRTVISYDITNHQQERSIREYSYRLTDRTVVSLLKLSKADDAGLQILLAASVAVFLHKYTCCRKVVLATAIDKQDTNDAFINTLLPLIIDLCGKTSFRDVVMLTKEIIRDAVKHQNYPLHTLFKELGLPENEEEHPLFDVGVLLGNIQDLRYLQDAKLSFIFLFERIGDIIACSIQYNESRYGETAITYIVKLFEGFLDRMLQNVYCPIAELPLLDDAGRSEVQLKMAPETGDFPLCEAIPDLFRAQVAASRFEIAVACQNNEVTYDWLDRRTDQLAWEISRRIPRGGIVILLLERSIDTVVAMLGTLKAGAVFLPVEIGMPAARIRYIMEDSQAALILTHSGVLREMESKGFSYTSEILCMDTHDFRGTPGELPSVDAGSPAYIIYTSGSIGYPKGVLMQHKSCVNLLYGMQNRIFGKYSRGQVMGLVSPFVFDACMQLTFGALLFGHRLQIITNEEKADGRKLLQSYDKYKVTITDGTPAHLQLVLQSGCIPASGQTLRHIIYGGDTLYKSKVKTYFELTGSQTPIIITNVYGPTECAINATSFDIDANMIDTVDEIPIGRPLPNYRAYVLNEHGDICPAGVAGELCIAGEGLAIGYLNNIQLTHDKIKYIPLLKDTVYFTGDIVVLKHDGQLYFSGRKDRQIKVRGYRIEIGEIEKHLNAHPQISRSALLAKKDQEATILVAYYSAENVTPDDLREYLEKRIPRFMIPSYLIQLKELPLLPNGKINHKVLPDPLTIMRSGPDNAAPENEMEQQLLEIWKSNLQLSSIGVNEHYFNIGGDSIKTISLLYDINEAFNVHFSIVDLYRYDTIRKFAAALTQAERPAIEKDYNNEVESEMDLLKKDILNGFE from the coding sequence ATGAAAGACGGTTTTAATGCAGAGTTAAATATAATAGCGGGCCAGTCGCTCGAAGAAAAGCGTTTCTGGCTGGACCGCCTCGCGGATTTCAATTCAAGAACGGTAATCAGTTATGATATAACAAATCATCAACAGGAAAGGAGTATCAGGGAATACTCATATCGTTTGACCGACAGAACAGTAGTATCGCTGCTTAAGCTGAGCAAAGCTGATGATGCCGGGCTGCAGATCCTGCTGGCCGCATCCGTAGCAGTGTTCTTGCATAAATATACTTGTTGCAGGAAAGTAGTTTTAGCTACAGCGATTGATAAACAAGATACCAATGACGCATTTATCAATACATTATTACCATTGATAATAGATCTGTGCGGGAAGACTTCTTTCAGAGATGTTGTCATGCTGACGAAGGAGATTATAAGGGATGCCGTAAAGCATCAGAATTACCCCTTACATACGCTGTTCAAAGAATTGGGACTGCCTGAAAATGAGGAGGAACACCCATTATTCGATGTGGGTGTCCTGCTTGGGAATATACAGGATCTAAGATACCTGCAGGATGCAAAGCTTAGCTTTATTTTTTTGTTTGAAAGAATCGGAGATATCATTGCCTGTAGTATACAGTACAATGAATCAAGATACGGGGAAACAGCTATTACTTATATAGTAAAGCTGTTCGAAGGATTTCTGGATAGGATGTTGCAGAATGTATATTGTCCGATAGCAGAACTTCCGTTGCTGGATGACGCTGGTCGAAGTGAGGTACAGCTTAAAATGGCACCGGAAACAGGTGATTTCCCCCTTTGTGAAGCCATACCAGATCTTTTCCGTGCTCAGGTAGCTGCAAGCCGCTTTGAAATTGCTGTTGCCTGTCAGAATAACGAAGTTACCTATGATTGGCTGGATCGCCGGACGGATCAGCTTGCGTGGGAGATCAGCCGGCGGATACCGCGGGGGGGCATCGTTATTTTATTACTGGAACGTTCAATTGATACTGTCGTAGCGATGCTGGGAACGTTAAAGGCCGGGGCCGTTTTCTTGCCCGTAGAAATCGGTATGCCTGCCGCCCGGATACGCTATATTATGGAAGACAGCCAGGCTGCACTCATCCTCACACATAGTGGCGTATTACGGGAGATGGAAAGCAAAGGGTTCTCCTATACCAGCGAAATCCTTTGCATGGATACTCATGATTTTCGCGGAACGCCCGGTGAATTGCCGTCCGTGGATGCGGGTAGTCCGGCTTATATTATTTATACATCAGGCTCCATAGGGTACCCCAAAGGTGTACTGATGCAGCACAAAAGCTGTGTTAATTTGCTTTATGGCATGCAGAACAGGATATTTGGAAAGTACAGTCGCGGCCAGGTGATGGGACTCGTATCTCCATTTGTATTTGACGCTTGTATGCAGCTTACTTTCGGCGCACTGTTGTTTGGACACCGCCTGCAGATCATAACAAACGAGGAAAAAGCAGATGGCAGAAAATTGCTCCAAAGCTACGATAAGTATAAAGTGACCATTACTGATGGAACCCCCGCTCACCTCCAGCTTGTATTGCAGTCGGGCTGTATTCCTGCTTCAGGCCAGACTTTGAGGCATATTATTTACGGCGGTGATACATTGTATAAATCAAAGGTGAAAACCTACTTTGAATTAACCGGATCACAAACCCCGATCATAATTACTAACGTATACGGCCCGACGGAATGTGCCATAAATGCTACCAGTTTTGATATTGATGCGAATATGATCGATACCGTTGATGAAATCCCAATCGGCCGCCCTTTGCCCAATTATCGTGCATATGTTTTAAATGAACACGGAGATATCTGCCCGGCCGGAGTAGCAGGTGAGCTGTGTATTGCGGGAGAAGGCCTTGCCATTGGATATCTCAATAATATACAACTGACTCATGATAAAATAAAGTATATCCCATTATTGAAAGATACTGTATACTTTACCGGAGACATTGTAGTGTTGAAACACGATGGGCAGTTATATTTCTCAGGTAGAAAAGACAGGCAGATTAAGGTCAGGGGATACCGCATTGAAATAGGAGAAATAGAAAAACATTTGAATGCCCATCCGCAAATCAGCAGATCGGCACTGCTTGCGAAAAAAGATCAGGAGGCTACCATACTGGTCGCTTACTATTCCGCCGAAAATGTTACGCCAGACGACCTGAGAGAGTACCTGGAGAAAAGAATTCCACGGTTTATGATACCGTCTTACCTGATACAACTAAAGGAGCTGCCGTTACTTCCCAATGGAAAAATTAACCATAAGGTCTTACCTGATCCACTTACTATTATGCGCTCAGGGCCAGATAACGCTGCTCCGGAAAATGAAATGGAACAACAGCTGCTGGAAATATGGAAATCTAATCTGCAATTAAGTAGCATTGGTGTAAACGAGCATTATTTTAATATCGGTGGAGACTCTATCAAGACAATTTCATTACTATATGATATTAATGAAGCGTTTAACGTACACTTCAGCATTGTAGACCTATACAGGTATGATACTATCCGGAAGTTTGCAGCCGCATTGACGCAGGCAGAAAGGCCGGCCATAGAGAAAGATTATAATAACGAAGTGGAATCGGAAATGGATCTGCTGAAGAAAGATATTCTGAACGGCTTCGAATAA